The Oryzihumus leptocrescens sequence TGGGGTCGGCGAGCAGGTCGGCCACCCGCCACCAGCGGGCGTCGGCGGCGTCGCTGCCCGCGCGTGGGTCGGGCAGGTCCGCACCCAGCGCGAGCCAGGCCACGGTGACCACGCGCATCCGCGGGTCGCGGCGCGGCGCGCCGTAGGTCCTCAGCTGTTCCAGCACCACGTCGCCGCGGCCGACCCCGGCCTCCTCGGCGAGCTCGCGGTAGGCCGCGTCCTCGAGGTCCTCGTCCACCTGGACGAAGCCGCCCGGGAGCGCCCACCGGCCGGCATACGGCTTGCCACCGCGACGGACGAGCAGCGCGTGCAGTGCGTGCTCGCGCAGGGTGAGGACGACGAGGTCCGCCGTCACGGCGAAGGCCGGGTAGGCGTCCGGGTCGTAGGCCATGCGCGCCACCTTAATCGTCATCTTGACGTTAGTCATCCGATCGTCTTATCGTCACCTCGACGACATAACGAGGAGGTCGG is a genomic window containing:
- a CDS encoding NUDIX hydrolase, with translation MAYDPDAYPAFAVTADLVVLTLREHALHALLVRRGGKPYAGRWALPGGFVQVDEDLEDAAYRELAEEAGVGRGDVVLEQLRTYGAPRRDPRMRVVTVAWLALGADLPDPRAGSDAADARWWRVADLLADPRRLAFDHAQILADGVERARAKLEYSTLATAFCPAEFTVGELRSVYEAVWGAALDPRNFHRKVTGAEGFLVETGERTTRGGGRPAMLHRAGAATALTPPILRPSP